The Nitrospirota bacterium DNA segment ACGGCAGGCTCATGGATATATCCTGACGATCAATGGCGGATCCTCGAGCCTCAAGTGTTCGCTCTTCCAGGTGGGTCCTCCCCTCACTCGTGTCTTGTCCTGCACGGTCGATCGAATCGGGTTCCCGGAGGGCACGCTGACCCTCACGAACGTGGCCGACGGAACCAGCGAGCGTAAGACGATCCGGGCCGCGCATCACAAGGACTCTATCGATCCTCTCATCGCCTGGCTGGAACAACAAGTAAGGATCGCAGGCCTCGTGGCCATCGGGCATCGCGTGGTGCATGGAGGTCATCGGTATCGCGAGCCGCAGGTGATTACATCTGAAGTCCTGGGCGAGTTGCGCCGGCTCAGTCCCTATGATCCGGAACATCTGCCGGCGGAGATCGAACTGATCGAGACGTTCGGCAGGCGGTATCCAACGCTCCCGCAAGTCGCCTGCTTCGACACGGCTTTTCACCGCGACATGCCGCGCGTCGCACGCCTCTTGCCGATCCCCAGACGGTACGAGGCGGCCGGCGTGCAGCGCTACGGGTTTCACGGACTTTCCTATGCCTACCTGATGGAGGAACTCAGGCGGCTTGCGCCTCATGAGGCGCAGGGCCGGATCATTCTGGCCCATCTGGGAAATGGAGCGAGCATGGCGGCGGTGCGCGGGGGCAGGAGCATCGATACCAGCATGGGGTTCACGCCCACGGCAGGATTGCCGATGAGCACCCGTTCAGGCGATCTCGACCCAGGCTTGGTGGCCTATTTGTCGAGAACGGAAGGCATGACGGTGGAGCAATTTCATACGATGGTCAATCAGCAATCAGGCCTGCTCGGGCTGTCGGAGACAAGTTCCGATATTCGCGACCTTCTTGCCTGTGAGGACAGTGATATACGAGCGGCTGAAGCCGTGGCGTGCTTCTGCTACCAGGCCAAGAAGTGGATCGGTTCATTTGCCGCAGCGTTGGGCGGGTTGGAAATGCTTGTCTTCAGCGGCGGTATCGGGGAGAACTCGGCGATCATCCGGTCGCGGATCTGTGAGGGTTTAGAATTCCTCGGCATGACCATTGACGATACTCGGAACGGGGCCGGTGAAGCCGTCATTTCCACAGAAGGCAGCCGAGTGACTGTTCGCGTCATCCACACAGACGAGGAGCGTGAGATTGCGCAATCCGTCGTTCATATGATCACAGCGGATACTCGGGAGGGGTAAGGAAACTATGCTGAAAATACAAACGCGGTTGAAACCGGACCTGCTTAGGACAATGGATGCCTATTGGCGCGCAGCCAATTACCTGTCCGTCGGACAAATTTACCTCTACGACAATCCATTACTGAAGAAGCCGCTGACCCGCGCGCATATCAAGCCGCGTCTGCTCGGCCATTGGGGGACGACGCCGGGGCTGAACTTCATCTATGTCCATTTGAACCGTGTCATCAAGGAGCAGGATCTCAACATGATCTATATCGCCGGGCCCGGCCATGGCGGGCCCGGGATCGTGGCGAACACCTATCTCGAAGGCACCTACAGCGAGGTCTATCCCAACGTCTCCCAGGATGAACGGGGCATGAAGCGGCTGTTCAAACAGTTTTCCTTCCCGGGCGGCATTCCCAGCCACGTGGCTCCCGAGACCCCCGGCTCGATCCACGAAGGCGGCGAGTTGGGGTATTCCCTCTCGCATGCGTACGGGGCCGTATTCGACAATCCGGATCTGATTGCTGCCTGCGTCGTCGGTGATGGGGAAGCCGAAACCGGCCCGCTGGCGACAAGCTGGCATTCCAATAAATTTCTCAATCCCCTCACGGACGGTGTGGTTCTGCCCATTCTCCATTTGAACGGCTACAAGATCGCGAATCCCACGGTCCTGGCCCGTATCAGTCATGACGAGCTGGATCACCTCTTCCGCGGCTACGGCTATATCCCGTATTTCGTTGAAGGCCATGATCCCCGGAAAATGCATCAACTCATGGCCTCGACGCTCGATGCCGTTGTACTGGACATCCAGCGTATCAAAGCTGTCGCGCGACGGGACGGGGTCAAGAAGCGTCCGCTCTGGCCCATGATTGTGCTCCGGACGCCCAAGGGCTGGACCGGTCCGAAGGAGGTCGATGGTAAGCGGACCGAAGACTACTGGCGTTCACATCAAGTGCCGATGGGCGACATGGATAAACCGGCGCACATCAAGATCCTCGAACAATGGATGAAAAGCTACAAGCCTGAAGAGCTGTTTACGAAGACAGGAGCATTCAAACCTGCATTGGCCGAACTGGCGCCCAAGGGCGCCCGTCGCATGAGTGCGAATACTCATGCCAACGGCGGCCTGTTGCTCAGGGATCTACGTCTGCCGGATTTCCGCGACTATGCCGTCAAGGTCAGGAAGCCGGGCGCCCTTGAAGTCGAATCGACTCGCGTGATGGGGAAGTTTCTGCGGGACACGATGCAGTTGAATATGGAGAGCCGGAACTTCCGCCTCTTCAGTCCTGACGAGAACAACTCAAACCGCTGGCAGGATGCATTGGAGGTGACCAACCGCACATGGATGGCGGATCGTTATCCCTACGACGACCACCTCGCCCCGGACGGCCGGGTCATGGAGATGCTCAGCGAGCACCAGTGCCA contains these protein-coding regions:
- a CDS encoding phosphoketolase family protein; translated protein: MLKIQTRLKPDLLRTMDAYWRAANYLSVGQIYLYDNPLLKKPLTRAHIKPRLLGHWGTTPGLNFIYVHLNRVIKEQDLNMIYIAGPGHGGPGIVANTYLEGTYSEVYPNVSQDERGMKRLFKQFSFPGGIPSHVAPETPGSIHEGGELGYSLSHAYGAVFDNPDLIAACVVGDGEAETGPLATSWHSNKFLNPLTDGVVLPILHLNGYKIANPTVLARISHDELDHLFRGYGYIPYFVEGHDPRKMHQLMASTLDAVVLDIQRIKAVARRDGVKKRPLWPMIVLRTPKGWTGPKEVDGKRTEDYWRSHQVPMGDMDKPAHIKILEQWMKSYKPEELFTKTGAFKPALAELAPKGARRMSANTHANGGLLLRDLRLPDFRDYAVKVRKPGALEVESTRVMGKFLRDTMQLNMESRNFRLFSPDENNSNRWQDALEVTNRTWMADRYPYDDHLAPDGRVMEMLSEHQCQGWLEGYLLTGRHGFFSCYEAFIHIIDSMFNQHAKWLKVCGHIPWRRPIASLNYLLSSHVWRQDHNGFSHQDPGFIDHVVNKKAEVIRVYLPPDANTLLSVTDHCLRSRNKVNVIVAGKQPAPQWLNMEEAIKHCAAGIGIWEWASNDRNSEPDVVMACCGDVPTLETLAAVSLLQAYLPDVKVRVVNIVDLMKLQPPREHPNGLSDKDFDALFTTDKPIIFAFHGYPWLIHRLTYRRTNHKNLHVRGYKEEGTTSTPFDMVVMNDLDRFHLVADVIDRIPLHGSRADYAKQALRDKRFEHKQYIAKYGEDMPEIRNWKWQGRRR
- a CDS encoding acetate/propionate family kinase, with product MSLRDSRRQAHGYILTINGGSSSLKCSLFQVGPPLTRVLSCTVDRIGFPEGTLTLTNVADGTSERKTIRAAHHKDSIDPLIAWLEQQVRIAGLVAIGHRVVHGGHRYREPQVITSEVLGELRRLSPYDPEHLPAEIELIETFGRRYPTLPQVACFDTAFHRDMPRVARLLPIPRRYEAAGVQRYGFHGLSYAYLMEELRRLAPHEAQGRIILAHLGNGASMAAVRGGRSIDTSMGFTPTAGLPMSTRSGDLDPGLVAYLSRTEGMTVEQFHTMVNQQSGLLGLSETSSDIRDLLACEDSDIRAAEAVACFCYQAKKWIGSFAAALGGLEMLVFSGGIGENSAIIRSRICEGLEFLGMTIDDTRNGAGEAVISTEGSRVTVRVIHTDEEREIAQSVVHMITADTREG